A genomic segment from Drosophila miranda strain MSH22 chromosome 3, D.miranda_PacBio2.1, whole genome shotgun sequence encodes:
- the LOC108159078 gene encoding 26S proteasome non-ATPase regulatory subunit 7 has protein sequence MPSMEVSVNKVIVHPLVLLSVVDHFNRMGKIGNQKRVVGVLLGCWRSKGVLDVSNSFAVPFDEDDKDKSVWFLDHDYLENMYGMFKKVNARERVVGWYHTGPKLHQNDIAINELIRRYCPNSVLVIIDAKPKDLGLPTEAYISVEEVHDDGSPTSKTFEHVPSEIGAEEAEEVGVEHLLRDIKDTTVGSLSQKITNQLMGLKGLNAQLRDIKQYLQRVGDGKMPINHQIVYQLQDIFNLLPDITNDQFTGTMYVKTNDQMLVVYLASMVRSIIALHNLINNKLANRDAEEGKKAIESADSKDAKDKNKDSKDKDNKDTKDKDGKKTEEKSDKSKDDSSKSSKK, from the exons atgCCGTCGATGGAGGTTAGCGTAAACAAAGTGATAGTTCACCCTCTGGTGCTGCTGTCCGTCGTGGATCACTTCAATCGCATGGGAAAGATTGGCAACCAGAAGCGTGTCGTGGGTGTCCTGCTCGGCTGCTGGCGCTCCAAGGGTGTGCTCGATGTGTCCAACAGTTTTGCAG TGCCTTTTGATGAGGACGATAAGGACAAATCGGTGTGGTTCTTGGACCACGACTACCTCGAGAACATGTACGGCATGTTCAAGAAGGTGAATGCTCGGGAGCGCGTGGTCGGCTGGTATCACACGGGTCCGAAACTGCATCAGAACGATATTGCCATCAATGAGCTGATCCGTCGCTATTGCCCCAACTCGGTGCTGGTCATCATCGATGCCAAGCCCAAGGATCTGGGCCTGCCCACAGAGGCCTACATATCCGTGGAAGAGGTCCACGACGATGGCTCGCCCACCAGCAAGACCTTCGAGCATGTGCCCAGTGAAATCGGTGCCGAGGAGGCTGAGGAGGTGGGCGTGGAGCACTTGCTGCGCGACATCAAGGACACCACCGTGGGCAGCCTGTCGCAGAAGATCACGAACCAGCTGATGGGCCTGAAGGGCCTCAATGCCCAGCTGCGCGACATCAAGCAGTATCTGCAGCGTGTGGGCGATGGCAAGATGCCGATCAACCATCAGATCGTCTACCAGCTGCAGGACATCTTCAACCTGCTGCCGGACATCACCAACGACCAGTTCACGGGCACCATGTACGTGAAGACCAATGACCAGATGCTGGTCGTCTATCTGGCGTCCATGGTGCGCTCGATCATTGCATTGCACAATTTGATCAACAACAAGCTGGCGAATCGGGATGCCGAGGAGGGCAAGAAGGCGATTGAGTCGGCTGACAGCAAGGATGCCAAGGACAAGAACAAGGACAGCAAGGACAAGGATAACAAGGACACGAAAGATAAGGATGGCAAGAAGACGGAAGAGAAGTCGGACAAGAGCAAGGACGACAGCAGCAAGAGTTCCAAAAAATAG